A genomic segment from Dietzia psychralcaliphila encodes:
- a CDS encoding DUF3043 domain-containing protein: MKLRAFGSSKNDPGKDSSDTDTGPESSPGADPASAGDARRPAGKGKPTPRRRDQERARGLRTGPVTAPVTRKEAKERRKAVEASMTKDQRKAARAEQRSAREERRQLMMQGDDRYVLSRDRGEVRRFARDWVDTHRRLINFFMPLALFVIVFQLIPNPELMFYSQNLFLILIVVVVVDGILLGRTVNRVVRERFPDTEDTGFGMGWYAVMRATQPRMLRTPRPRVRPGDSI, from the coding sequence GTGAAGTTGCGTGCATTCGGCTCCAGTAAGAACGATCCCGGCAAGGACTCCTCAGATACCGACACCGGGCCGGAGTCCTCCCCGGGCGCGGACCCGGCGTCGGCAGGAGACGCCCGTCGGCCCGCGGGCAAGGGCAAGCCCACCCCCAGGCGGCGGGATCAGGAGCGTGCCCGGGGCCTGCGGACGGGTCCCGTGACCGCGCCGGTCACCCGCAAGGAGGCCAAGGAGCGGCGCAAGGCCGTCGAGGCCAGTATGACCAAGGACCAGCGCAAGGCCGCTCGGGCCGAGCAGCGCAGCGCGCGCGAGGAGCGCCGCCAGCTCATGATGCAGGGCGACGACCGCTACGTGCTCTCTCGCGACCGCGGCGAGGTCCGCCGCTTCGCCCGGGACTGGGTGGACACCCACCGGCGCCTGATCAACTTCTTCATGCCGCTCGCGCTGTTCGTGATCGTGTTCCAGCTCATCCCCAACCCGGAGCTGATGTTCTACAGCCAGAACCTGTTCCTCATCCTGATCGTCGTGGTGGTGGTGGACGGCATCCTCCTGGGACGCACGGTCAACAGGGTCGTCCGCGAGCGGTTCCCGGACACCGAGGACACCGGGTTCGGGATGGGGTGGTACGCGGTGATGCGGGCGACGCAGCCGCGGATGCTCCGCACCCCGCGCCCCCGGGTCCGCCCGGGCGACTCCATCTGA
- a CDS encoding HesB/IscA family protein codes for MTTAENTATESTATGVLLTDTAAAKAKALLDQEGRDDLALRIAVQPGGCAGLRYQLFFDDRTLDGDVVDDFGGIKLAVDRMSVPYLTGASIDFVDTIEKQGFTIDNPQATGSCACGDSFN; via the coding sequence ATGACCACTGCGGAGAACACCGCCACGGAGAGCACCGCCACCGGCGTGCTCCTCACCGACACCGCCGCCGCGAAGGCCAAGGCCCTCCTCGACCAGGAGGGACGCGACGACCTCGCCCTCCGCATCGCCGTCCAGCCCGGTGGGTGCGCCGGCCTGCGGTACCAGCTCTTCTTCGACGACCGCACGCTCGACGGCGACGTCGTCGACGACTTCGGCGGCATCAAGCTCGCCGTCGACCGCATGAGCGTCCCGTACCTCACGGGCGCGTCGATCGACTTCGTCGACACCATCGAGAAGCAGGGGTTCACCATCGACAACCCCCAGGCCACCGGCTCGTGCGCCTGTGGCGACTCGTTCAACTGA
- a CDS encoding carbohydrate kinase family protein produces MPVVITGSIATDHLMTFSGRFSEQLLPDQLAHVSLSFLVDSLQIRRGGVGGNIAFALGVLGRRPHLVGAAGEDFAEYRDWLEKHGVDTSAVHISSALHTARFVCTTDSDMAQLASFYPGAMGEAATISLARLVDRIGRPEIVLIGANDPTAMNSHTAECRELGLDFAADPSQQLAFLDGEAAGALVDGARYLFTNEYEYELLLNKTGWTAEELDARVGTRITTRGGKGVVIVEKGAEPLEVGIVPSDNLLDPTGVGDAFRAGFLTGVIDGLSLERSAQFGALIATHVLETTGTQEWSIDPSAARRRLADAYGDEVAEELSALLPA; encoded by the coding sequence ATGCCCGTAGTGATCACAGGTTCCATCGCCACCGACCACCTCATGACCTTCTCCGGTCGGTTCTCCGAACAGCTCCTGCCGGACCAGCTCGCCCACGTGTCGCTGAGCTTCCTGGTCGACTCGCTCCAGATCCGCCGCGGCGGGGTCGGTGGCAACATCGCGTTCGCGCTCGGCGTGCTCGGCCGCCGGCCCCACCTGGTCGGCGCGGCGGGCGAGGACTTCGCCGAATACCGCGACTGGCTGGAGAAGCACGGCGTCGACACCTCTGCCGTCCACATCAGTTCCGCCCTGCACACCGCGCGGTTCGTGTGCACCACCGACTCGGACATGGCCCAGCTCGCCTCGTTCTACCCGGGTGCGATGGGGGAGGCCGCCACCATCTCGCTGGCCCGCCTGGTCGACCGCATCGGTCGGCCCGAGATCGTGCTCATCGGCGCCAACGACCCGACCGCGATGAACTCCCACACCGCGGAGTGCCGCGAGCTCGGACTGGATTTCGCGGCCGACCCCTCCCAGCAGCTGGCGTTCCTCGACGGGGAGGCGGCCGGGGCACTCGTGGACGGCGCCCGGTACCTGTTCACCAACGAGTACGAGTACGAACTGCTGCTGAACAAGACCGGGTGGACGGCCGAGGAACTGGACGCGAGGGTCGGCACCCGCATCACCACCCGCGGCGGCAAGGGCGTCGTGATCGTGGAGAAGGGCGCCGAGCCCCTGGAGGTGGGCATCGTGCCCTCGGACAACCTGCTCGACCCCACGGGAGTCGGGGACGCGTTCCGCGCCGGCTTCCTCACCGGCGTCATCGACGGTCTCTCCCTGGAGCGATCCGCCCAGTTCGGCGCGCTCATCGCCACCCACGTGCTCGAGACCACCGGCACGCAGGAGTGGAGCATCGATCCCTCCGCGGCGCGTCGACGCCTGGCAGACGCCTACGGGGACGAGGTCGCCGAGGAGCTCTCGGCGTTGCTCCCGGCCTGA
- the asnB gene encoding asparagine synthase (glutamine-hydrolyzing), translated as MCGLLGLLTPDGSARTHESRVLGAMGCQRHRGPDEVGTWVDDDLAFGFNRLSIIDIAHSHQPLRWGPPEQPDRYALTFNGEIYNYVELRAELREEFGAEFRTEGDGEPIVVAFHHWGPAAVRRLRGMFAFAIWDTVERTLFVARDPFGIKPLYMATGPGGTAFASEKKSITELVDLLVVDTSLDTRALQHYVTLQYVPEDETLTRGVRRLESGCHATLSPGAAPVIERYFEPTFPVVPVADGDAERRYEEIAVALEDSVAKHMRADVTVGSFLSGGIDSTAIAALARRHNENLLTFTTGFEREGYSEIDVAAESAAAIGVEHIVKVVSPEEFAAAIPEIIWYLDEPVADPALVPLYFVAREARKHVKVVLSGEGADELFGGYTIYKEPLSLAPFEKIPGGLRRALGRASTRIPEGTRGKSLLHRGSMSLEDRYYGNARSFSEDQVRSVLTDYRPEWSHQDVTGPIYERSRGWDPVARMQHLDLFTWLRGDILVKADRVTMANSLELRVPFLDREVYEVASRLPHTEKVAHGTTKYALRKALERIVPAHVLHRKKLGFPVPTRHWLAGPELHDWAREQVLASGTDEFVDKAAVLRMLDEHRSGVSDHSRRIWTMLCFMIWHGIFVEGRITPDIEQRDYPVRL; from the coding sequence ATGTGTGGCCTGCTTGGTCTGCTCACCCCCGACGGCTCCGCCCGCACCCACGAGTCGAGGGTCCTGGGCGCGATGGGGTGCCAGCGTCACCGCGGTCCGGACGAGGTCGGGACCTGGGTCGACGACGACCTGGCGTTCGGCTTCAACCGCCTGTCGATCATCGACATCGCCCACTCGCACCAGCCGCTGCGCTGGGGGCCCCCCGAGCAACCCGACCGCTACGCCCTGACGTTCAACGGCGAGATCTACAACTACGTCGAACTCCGTGCGGAGCTCCGTGAGGAGTTCGGGGCCGAGTTCCGGACCGAGGGCGACGGCGAGCCGATCGTCGTGGCGTTCCACCACTGGGGGCCGGCCGCCGTCCGCCGGCTCCGCGGGATGTTCGCCTTCGCCATCTGGGACACCGTCGAGCGCACGCTGTTCGTGGCCCGTGACCCGTTCGGCATCAAGCCGCTCTACATGGCGACCGGGCCCGGGGGAACCGCGTTCGCGAGCGAGAAGAAGTCGATCACCGAGCTCGTCGACCTCCTCGTCGTCGACACCTCACTCGACACCCGCGCGCTGCAGCACTACGTCACCCTCCAGTACGTCCCGGAGGACGAGACTCTGACCCGCGGAGTCCGCCGCCTCGAGTCCGGTTGCCACGCCACCCTCTCCCCCGGTGCCGCTCCGGTGATCGAGCGCTACTTCGAGCCGACCTTCCCCGTGGTCCCGGTCGCCGACGGTGACGCGGAGCGCCGCTACGAGGAGATCGCGGTGGCCCTCGAGGACTCCGTGGCCAAGCACATGCGGGCCGACGTCACCGTGGGATCCTTCCTGTCCGGCGGAATCGACTCCACCGCGATCGCCGCGCTCGCCCGACGCCACAACGAGAACCTCCTCACCTTCACCACCGGTTTCGAACGGGAGGGCTACTCGGAGATCGACGTGGCCGCCGAGTCCGCCGCGGCGATCGGTGTGGAGCACATCGTCAAGGTGGTCTCGCCCGAGGAGTTCGCCGCCGCGATCCCCGAGATCATCTGGTACCTCGACGAGCCGGTGGCCGATCCGGCACTGGTGCCGCTCTACTTCGTCGCCCGCGAGGCCCGCAAACACGTCAAGGTGGTCCTCTCGGGCGAGGGCGCCGACGAACTCTTCGGCGGGTACACCATCTACAAGGAGCCGCTCTCGCTCGCGCCGTTCGAGAAGATCCCCGGCGGCCTGCGCCGGGCGCTGGGCAGGGCGAGCACCCGGATCCCCGAGGGCACCCGCGGCAAGAGCCTGCTGCACCGCGGATCGATGAGCCTCGAGGACCGCTACTACGGCAACGCGCGCTCGTTCTCCGAGGACCAGGTGCGCTCGGTCCTCACGGACTACCGACCGGAGTGGAGCCACCAGGACGTCACGGGTCCGATCTACGAACGCTCACGGGGATGGGACCCCGTCGCCCGCATGCAGCACCTGGACCTGTTCACCTGGTTGCGCGGGGACATCCTGGTCAAGGCTGACAGGGTCACCATGGCCAACTCGCTCGAGCTGCGCGTACCGTTCCTCGACCGCGAGGTCTACGAGGTCGCCTCCCGCCTGCCGCACACGGAGAAGGTGGCGCACGGGACCACCAAGTACGCGCTCCGCAAGGCGTTGGAGCGGATCGTGCCCGCGCACGTGCTCCACCGCAAGAAGCTCGGCTTCCCCGTCCCGACCCGCCACTGGCTGGCCGGACCGGAGCTTCATGACTGGGCGCGCGAGCAGGTCCTGGCCTCGGGTACCGACGAGTTCGTGGACAAGGCCGCCGTGCTGCGGATGCTCGACGAGCACCGGAGCGGCGTCTCTGACCACAGCCGTCGGATCTGGACCATGCTGTGCTTCATGATCTGGCACGGCATCTTCGTCGAGGGGCGGATCACCCCGGACATCGAGCAGCGGGACTACCCCGTCCGCCTCTAG
- a CDS encoding cytochrome c oxidase subunit II — MVEQRDGRRRTRRAALAVSLGTLGLFLSGCSLHTDNKWWNQTMNFGFPNGITPEGIAIREFWTLTVVTSLIVGFFVWGLIFWTMAFHRKRKNDDGEFPRQTAYNVPLELVYTAVPFVIISVLFYFTVITQNKVLDLRPAEEVGVKVDVTAFQWNWKFGYNKVDVAGVSIEDGTNEEAQRAAEEAGVLSEEQRMALGHHGEPAAGGPIHGRLAEDKSYLHFNDIETVGTSEEVPVLVLPTGTRVEFRLAAADVIHSFWIPEFIYKLDVMPHPGQNQQLSMFQIEEIEREGAFVGRCAEMCGAYHAMMNFELRAVSPEAFAEYIQFRQDNPTASNAEALESIGEEPYSTSTSPFKTGRSDTRDQNNIIENASAN, encoded by the coding sequence ATGGTGGAACAGCGTGACGGGCGTCGTCGGACGCGCAGGGCTGCACTCGCGGTGTCGCTCGGCACATTGGGCTTGTTTTTGTCCGGTTGCAGCCTCCACACCGACAACAAATGGTGGAACCAGACCATGAACTTCGGGTTCCCCAACGGGATCACGCCCGAGGGCATCGCCATCCGCGAGTTCTGGACGCTCACCGTTGTCACATCGCTGATCGTCGGCTTCTTCGTGTGGGGCCTGATCTTCTGGACCATGGCCTTCCACCGCAAGCGGAAGAACGACGACGGGGAGTTCCCGCGTCAGACCGCGTACAACGTGCCGCTCGAGCTGGTCTACACCGCCGTGCCGTTCGTCATCATCTCGGTGCTCTTCTACTTCACCGTCATCACCCAGAACAAGGTCCTCGACCTCCGTCCGGCGGAGGAGGTCGGCGTCAAGGTCGACGTCACGGCGTTCCAGTGGAACTGGAAGTTCGGGTACAACAAGGTCGATGTCGCGGGTGTGTCCATCGAGGACGGCACCAACGAGGAGGCCCAGCGTGCAGCCGAGGAGGCCGGCGTCCTCTCGGAGGAGCAGCGAATGGCCCTCGGTCACCACGGAGAGCCCGCCGCCGGTGGTCCGATCCACGGTCGTCTGGCCGAGGACAAGTCGTACCTGCACTTCAACGACATCGAGACCGTCGGCACCTCCGAGGAGGTCCCGGTGCTCGTCCTGCCGACCGGTACCCGGGTCGAGTTCCGCCTCGCGGCGGCCGACGTGATCCACTCCTTCTGGATCCCCGAGTTCATCTACAAGCTGGACGTCATGCCGCACCCGGGCCAGAACCAGCAGCTGAGCATGTTCCAGATCGAGGAGATCGAGCGGGAGGGTGCCTTCGTCGGGCGGTGTGCCGAGATGTGCGGCGCTTACCACGCGATGATGAACTTCGAGCTCCGGGCCGTGTCGCCGGAGGCCTTCGCGGAGTACATCCAGTTCCGTCAGGACAATCCGACCGCATCCAACGCGGAGGCGCTGGAGTCGATCGGCGAGGAGCCCTACTCCACGTCCACGTCACCGTTCAAGACGGGTCGCAGCGATACCCGCGACCAGAACAACATCATCGAGAACGCATCCGCTAACTGA
- a CDS encoding cytochrome c oxidase subunit 4 yields the protein MNATVRIFDGLVVFLAFLAIAYTYLTGTSRTGIEWVGSTALVLSAGLCLLIGGYLRFVARRINTLPEDYEEAEISDGAGELGFFSPHSFWPFFIAFSILIVGFGAAFWNWWVLLGGAVALIITACALVFEYHWGQEKH from the coding sequence ATGAACGCAACAGTAAGAATCTTCGATGGACTGGTGGTCTTCCTCGCCTTCCTGGCTATCGCGTACACCTACCTCACGGGCACCTCGCGTACCGGCATCGAGTGGGTGGGCTCCACCGCGCTCGTGCTCTCCGCCGGGCTGTGCCTGCTGATCGGCGGTTACCTCCGCTTCGTCGCACGGCGCATCAACACGCTGCCCGAGGACTACGAAGAGGCGGAGATCTCCGACGGCGCCGGTGAGCTCGGCTTCTTCAGCCCGCACAGCTTCTGGCCGTTCTTCATCGCCTTCTCGATCCTGATCGTCGGCTTCGGCGCCGCGTTCTGGAACTGGTGGGTGTTGCTCGGCGGAGCGGTCGCCCTGATCATCACGGCCTGCGCGCTGGTGTTCGAGTACCACTGGGGTCAAGAGAAGCACTGA
- a CDS encoding acyl-CoA dehydrogenase family protein: MRRTVFDEDHEAFRQTIRDFIASEVSPHFQEWFDAGIVPREFYYKLADLGVFGINVDEEYGGAGINSHKFEAIQSEETARAGVNFGGSGVHVLLGLPYIKALATEEQKQRYLPKFVSGEEMWALAMTEPGTGSDLAGMKSTAKLSQDGTHYVLNGAKTFITGGVHADRVIVCARTAPPREDDRRFGISLLAVDTKLEGYSVGRKLDKVGLRTSDTAELAFSDVKVPVEDLLGEENRGFYYLGQNLPSERWGIAYGAYAQAAAAVRFAKEYTQQRTVFGKEVASFQNTKFELAACQAKVDASQAVADRALEALDEGELTAAEAASAKLFCTEIAAEVIDRCLQLHGGYGFINEYPIARLYTDNRVNRIYGGTNEVMKTIIAKDMGL, encoded by the coding sequence TTGCGCCGCACAGTGTTCGACGAAGACCACGAGGCCTTCCGCCAGACCATCCGCGACTTCATCGCGTCCGAGGTCTCACCCCACTTCCAGGAGTGGTTCGACGCGGGCATCGTGCCGCGCGAGTTCTACTACAAGCTCGCCGACCTCGGCGTGTTCGGCATCAACGTGGACGAGGAGTACGGCGGCGCCGGGATCAACTCGCACAAGTTCGAGGCGATCCAGTCCGAGGAGACCGCCCGCGCAGGCGTGAACTTCGGCGGCTCGGGCGTTCACGTACTGCTCGGACTCCCCTACATCAAGGCCCTCGCGACCGAGGAGCAGAAGCAGCGCTATCTGCCCAAGTTCGTCTCCGGTGAGGAGATGTGGGCACTGGCCATGACCGAGCCCGGCACCGGTTCGGATCTCGCCGGCATGAAGAGCACGGCCAAGCTCTCCCAGGACGGCACCCACTACGTCCTCAACGGCGCCAAGACCTTCATCACCGGCGGCGTCCACGCCGACCGCGTGATCGTGTGCGCCCGCACCGCTCCCCCGCGGGAGGACGACCGCCGTTTCGGCATCTCCCTCCTGGCCGTCGACACCAAGCTCGAGGGCTACTCCGTGGGACGCAAGCTGGACAAGGTCGGGCTGCGGACCTCCGACACCGCGGAACTGGCATTCAGTGACGTCAAGGTGCCCGTCGAGGACCTGCTCGGCGAGGAGAACCGTGGCTTCTACTACCTCGGCCAGAACCTGCCGTCCGAGCGCTGGGGAATCGCCTACGGCGCCTACGCCCAGGCCGCGGCCGCTGTGCGCTTCGCCAAGGAGTACACCCAGCAGCGCACGGTCTTCGGGAAGGAGGTCGCCTCGTTCCAGAACACCAAGTTCGAGCTCGCCGCCTGTCAGGCCAAGGTCGACGCCTCGCAGGCCGTCGCCGATCGGGCGCTCGAGGCACTCGACGAGGGAGAGCTGACCGCGGCCGAGGCCGCGTCTGCCAAGCTGTTCTGCACCGAGATCGCGGCCGAGGTCATCGACCGTTGTCTGCAGCTGCACGGTGGCTACGGGTTCATCAACGAGTACCCGATCGCCCGCCTGTACACGGACAACCGGGTCAACCGGATCTATGGCGGGACCAATGAGGTCATGAAGACCATCATCGCCAAGGACATGGGTCTGTAG
- a CDS encoding DUF3253 domain-containing protein: MTSNEVEHTEDGRYIVVRGRRWRATDPSIPDTLRTELVSALMTGRRLVKTEGDAARVMVHDAKVALGERGDPWWEPTEEGTRQRLAATIRTLLRSRGDGSICPSDAARTVGGERWRELMETARGVAVDLSVDGVVVIVQRGEIVSGTDVRGPVRIVAAEALDFRPPTDGRTAPD, from the coding sequence GTGACGAGCAACGAGGTCGAACACACCGAGGACGGCCGCTACATCGTGGTCAGGGGACGGCGGTGGAGAGCCACCGACCCGTCGATCCCGGACACACTCCGGACCGAACTCGTCTCCGCGCTCATGACCGGCCGTCGGCTGGTGAAGACAGAGGGGGACGCCGCCCGCGTGATGGTGCACGACGCCAAGGTGGCACTGGGCGAGCGCGGCGACCCGTGGTGGGAGCCCACGGAGGAAGGCACACGGCAGCGGCTGGCCGCGACCATCCGGACGTTGCTCCGTTCCCGCGGCGACGGTTCGATCTGTCCCAGCGACGCCGCCCGTACGGTCGGCGGCGAGCGGTGGCGGGAGCTCATGGAGACCGCCCGCGGGGTCGCCGTGGATCTGAGTGTGGACGGGGTCGTGGTCATCGTGCAACGGGGCGAGATCGTCAGTGGAACCGATGTCCGCGGTCCGGTGAGGATCGTGGCGGCGGAGGCGCTCGACTTCCGGCCACCGACGGACGGCCGAACTGCGCCGGACTGA
- a CDS encoding FAD-binding protein: MSQSSTFDAEFDVVVVGSGVAALFGAAAAASRGLTTFLVEKTDRFGGTSAYSGGAVWLPGNPVLARDGLEDSVASGRTYFRAVVGDRTDHDLQDAFLNTGPMVVDFLQDELGIPTRFQAFPDYFDAPGRQEVGRSIYPKPIRGEEVGARTADIRSSVPSDQFGAPEDSTKLEGGRAWVARLVLALDAMETAELRLTTAAEELIRDDDGRVVGVAVRDGSGVRRVGARRGVLVAAGGFERSSELRSLWQRMPTADWSASHPDTGSGDAVRMFEKVGARLDLLDQSWWCPATLFPNGHAAFTLGFRSGIIVDGTGRRFGNELLPYDQMGRRMHARMDDGAGEEFWFVFDDTEAGGFPAICVPAPDPGQLREAGLWHTAGSIAELADAIGIDPDALGESVARFNGFAEQGRDSDFGRGEDPYGRFFLGASTPEECLRPLGGKRLHAVRLVLGDLGTKGGAVIDPNGSVVGADGAPIPGLYAAGNSSASVSGEAYPGPGVPLGSGMTMAFRAVADMAGQPLPVNPVPVSP; encoded by the coding sequence ATGTCGCAGAGCAGCACGTTCGATGCAGAGTTCGATGTGGTTGTCGTGGGATCGGGCGTCGCGGCGCTCTTCGGCGCGGCCGCGGCGGCGTCGCGAGGCCTCACCACCTTCCTGGTCGAGAAGACGGATCGCTTCGGCGGCACCTCCGCGTACTCCGGCGGTGCGGTGTGGCTGCCCGGCAACCCGGTCCTCGCCCGCGACGGGCTCGAGGATTCCGTCGCGTCCGGCCGCACCTACTTCCGTGCCGTGGTGGGCGACCGGACCGACCACGACCTGCAGGACGCCTTTCTCAACACCGGGCCGATGGTCGTCGACTTCCTGCAGGACGAGTTGGGTATCCCCACACGGTTCCAGGCGTTCCCCGACTACTTCGACGCGCCCGGTCGCCAGGAGGTGGGCCGCAGCATCTATCCCAAGCCGATCAGGGGCGAGGAGGTGGGAGCGCGCACCGCCGACATTCGTTCCTCCGTCCCGTCCGACCAGTTCGGTGCCCCCGAGGACTCCACGAAGCTGGAGGGCGGCCGCGCCTGGGTCGCCCGGCTCGTGCTGGCGTTGGACGCGATGGAGACCGCCGAACTGAGGCTGACCACGGCGGCGGAGGAGCTCATCCGGGACGACGACGGACGGGTCGTGGGGGTCGCTGTGCGTGACGGCTCGGGTGTGCGGCGCGTCGGTGCGCGGCGTGGCGTGCTCGTGGCCGCCGGTGGGTTCGAGCGGTCGAGCGAGTTGCGCAGCCTGTGGCAGCGGATGCCGACCGCCGACTGGTCGGCCTCCCACCCGGACACCGGTTCCGGCGATGCCGTCCGCATGTTCGAGAAGGTCGGTGCCCGGCTCGACCTGCTGGACCAGTCGTGGTGGTGCCCGGCGACCCTGTTCCCCAACGGGCACGCGGCGTTCACGCTCGGTTTCCGGTCGGGGATCATCGTCGACGGCACCGGTCGACGGTTCGGCAACGAGCTCCTCCCGTACGACCAGATGGGCCGGAGAATGCATGCCCGGATGGACGACGGGGCGGGGGAGGAGTTCTGGTTCGTCTTCGACGACACCGAGGCGGGTGGCTTCCCGGCGATCTGCGTCCCCGCACCCGATCCCGGACAGTTGCGCGAGGCCGGACTCTGGCACACCGCGGGGTCGATCGCGGAACTCGCGGACGCCATCGGGATCGATCCGGATGCCCTCGGTGAGAGCGTCGCGCGCTTCAACGGTTTCGCCGAGCAGGGCCGTGACTCCGACTTCGGGCGAGGCGAGGACCCGTACGGGCGGTTCTTCCTCGGCGCCTCCACTCCCGAGGAGTGCCTCCGGCCACTGGGTGGCAAGCGGCTGCACGCCGTGCGGTTGGTCCTGGGGGACCTGGGAACCAAGGGCGGTGCCGTGATCGATCCGAACGGGTCCGTGGTCGGTGCCGACGGTGCACCGATCCCGGGCCTGTACGCCGCCGGCAATTCGTCGGCGTCGGTATCCGGCGAGGCCTACCCGGGCCCCGGGGTCCCCCTGGGATCGGGAATGACGATGGCGTTCCGGGCCGTGGCCGACATGGCCGGGCAGCCACTACCGGTGAACCCCGTGCCGGTCAGCCCGTGA